A window from Plectropomus leopardus isolate mb chromosome 21, YSFRI_Pleo_2.0, whole genome shotgun sequence encodes these proteins:
- the gdap1 gene encoding ganglioside-induced differentiation-associated protein 1: MASENSPESQDEKTALIERDPEQDEQQECGTVAEQSESKLTLYHWTQSFNSQKVRLAMAEKGLKCKEYDVSLPLSEHNEPWFMHLNPNGEVPVLVHNENVICDPIQIMDYLEQSFNDGTPRLIPEEGSTYYHRVQHYRELLDSLQMDAYTHGCILHPEITVDSHIPAYAATCIRTQIGSTQSELKKLAEQNPELKDAYIAKQRRLKSKLFDHDNMKYLKKLLDELESVMDQVETELQRRVEETPEEGSPSWLCGDFFSMADVSLAVTLHRLKFLGLSRRFWGNGNRVNLETYYNRVVERPAFRRVLGHVNNILISAVLPVAFRVARKNAPVILGTTLLIGVLGGATYLAFLYMKKRLAVSF, encoded by the exons ATGGCGTCCGAAAACAGCCCCGAATCCCAAGATGAGAAAACAGCTCTTATAGAAAGAGACCCAGAACAAGATGAACAGCAGGAATGTGGCACAGTCGCAGAACAAAGCGAGTCAAAATTAACACTTTATCACTGGACGCAGTCTTTTAACTCTCAGAAG GTGCGTCTGGCCATGGCAGAGAAGGGTTTGAAGTGTAAAGAGTATGATGTGAGCCTGCCGCTTAGTGAACACAATGAGCCCTGGTTCATGCACCTGAACCCCAATGGTGAGGTGCCAGTTCTCGTCCACAATGAAAACGTCATCTGTGACCCAATACAGATCATGGACTACCTGGAGCAGAGTTTCAATGATG GCACTCCCAGGCTCATCCCTGAAGAGGGCAGTACATACTATCACAGAGTGCAGCACTACAGAGAGCTGCTGGACTCACTACAGATGGACGCCTACACTCATGGCTGCATCCTCCACCCTGAGATCACGGTGGACTCCCACATACCTGCATATGCTGCCACGTGTATACGAA cACAGATCGGGAGCACGCAGTCTGAGCTGAAGAAACTGGCAGAGCAGAACCCAGAGCTGAAAGATGCCTACATAGCAAAACAGAGACGCTTGAAA tCTAAGTTGTTTGACCATGACAATATGAAGTACCTGAAGAAACTTCTGGATGAACTGGAGAGCGTGATGGACCAGGTCGAGACAGAGCTACAGAGGAGAGTGGAAGAAACACCAG AGGAAGGCAGTCCATCCTGGCTGTGTGGGGACTTCTTCAGCATGGCCGACGTCTCTCTGGCAGTCACCTTACACCGCCTCAAGTTCCTCGGGCTCTCGCGCCGCTTCTGGGGCAACGGTAACCGTGTGAACCTGGAGACATACTACAACCGTGTGGTGGAACGCCCAGCTTTTAGGAGAGTCCTGGGTCATGTCAACAACATCCTGATCTCTGCTGTCCTTCCTGTGGCGTTTCGTGTTGCCAGGAAGAACGCACCGGTTATTCTTGGCACCACTCTGTTGATAGGCGTTCTAGGAGGAGCTACATACCTAGCTTTTCTTTACATGAAGAAGAGGCTGGCTGTCTCCTTCTGA